Part of the Tenebrio molitor chromosome 4, icTenMoli1.1, whole genome shotgun sequence genome, TCCCCTCCACACAAAATAACCTTTTCTGTCCTCAGTAAGCTTAAGAGGTTAAAGGctacgtattttttttacataagaATATTTGCttccttttaatttttcgaaaaCCACCATTCGTTCatgataaatttattttttattattttaattgtataGCTAATACCGCGTGTAGAACAATAACtcttggcaataaaaaaatttacttgaaatcgGAAAGGCTGTGAATTGTAACTCCTGTCTCCCTTTGTTTTATTGCCATGATTATCGTGACTGAGTTGGCAGCACTAGTATTGCtgtatttgacaaatgtcaaattccTCTATTAGACGTTATGTTTCTTTGACAACCGCAATATTTAAACCAGAGTTGCCAACCGAATCACgatactcgatttttttttctccgacCGCACAATATTGTAATGTGATTTAAATCCACGATtaaaacacacaaaaaaaaatcaatttaattttgttgttgaaataattaaattatttccttGTACACAACGTAAACGTAAAGGTGAGCAACACGTGtaaaatcttttttgtttcatcacCCGAAATATTTCTGCACGATCATAAAACGCAACCAAGTGAAAGTTACGTCGCTTTAAACGAAacatctcatttatttttgtccgTTCTTGGAGCCctttcaaaactaattaaaacatTGTAACTACACAAAAAAGTCGTCGGTTTCGTAATTGGTCAAAGAAAATCCTACACCAGAGGCGAACcacgattttaaaaatatttctacaaATCTGATTACCCCAAATAACCTCGACAATTCTTCGGACCGGTTGACAAATCAATAATTTTCGTTACACGCAATTATAATTTACCTATTCATAATTTGAATGGCAATTCAATTGTCGTTGTCGGCAAAGCGGGAAAGTGTTATCGACGAAAACATTGACTGTCACAAATTACTTAACGTTCTCTTCGTAATTACCACAAATTGCAGTCTGAGGCGTACACTGTCATTTTCTGAAATAATCTATACCGACGAAGCTTTTCACTTTCTATggaattgttttcaaattgacattttcGGGAactccaaataaaaaaaaagtataatctggaaaaaaacattcaatgctatttttttaattgttaggGATCGTACCCAATATTTGTAATTGCATTGTTcacaattttatcaaaaaaaatttgcaaaaacattttgaatggGTTACAATTACGTCAAGTTACTCCGTGAATAGATAAGACAACAAAACACAATAAAATCAACTTTACGtaaaacagcttgaaaacatttatcaacaaatttgttctTGAACTTTTTTCTCCGAATAAAAGTGATTTGTTCAAGTCATTAAGTCATTCTTAAAAGTGAAATGATTTCGTCCAACAACGAATCACAAAATGcaccaatttatttttgtacatttaaagaaataaaatcattGGGAGGAGTTGACGCACGGCTGAGGTCATACTTGTTATTGCAGGAGATGATAAagatcattaaaaaaattcaagtttgagtagtttttgatatttaatcCACGTGTCCTCATGTTTATTGATTCTTGGAAACACTGTtgcgaaacaaaaaaaaaatcgccaaATTTTCAAGACAAGTTCGtgataataaacaatttaaaaaatattgtgaccttaatttggaaaaatctGGACAGATTttgatattgaaaaaaaaaatgcagtaGAAAAGTCAATTCGGCGTTTGTTGTGACGTGAAAAATCCCTAAAATCTTGACTGTCAACTTTGAGGGAAAAGAATCAACTTGGCGCGTGTTGATTGGTTGAGAAAAATCATAAGGTGAAAAATCCCTAGTCTTGATTTTGTCAATCAGAATGACTTATATTGTGTGCACTTTGGAATGAGCGATTTGGATCTTCCGCGATAAGCaaacgtgttttttttttgaaatttcctaACCTCGAGAAGATGCGCCTGCCATCTGAATCGGAGTAGGTCCTTGTCGTGTACCTCTCGCTGTAACTCGTGATTCTGGGGCTGAAACTGGTGGAGTTGAAGTAGGGTCTGTCGATGGCCGACGAACTGAACGTGGACCTGTATGATCCGGTCAATGCCGAAGCACTGCTTTGGCGAGGAGATAAAACTGGCATTTTCCCCGTTTGTCTTATCACGATCTCGCAATCACCTTATCACCCGATAGCATCCAAAACTTGTGCATTTAGTCGTAATCTGGAAAGAAAGTACGGCGGTCGGTGAATGTGCTCGACTAAAATTAAGCCGTTACAAAAATaactcaaaatttctaaaatatgTCGAGagtgtaaaataaaaagtcaTTAACTTATTTTTAGACTTTAGCTACCTAGAGTGTCTCGTTGCGGCGGCTCGAAGGGGCGAAATCCTGGAGTGGTGTGGGGCTCCGTCGAaaaaaaccaaccgaaaaaaCGGCAACACGGCACGCCGGGACCGAAAGTGCACTCGCGCGGGAACGTCGACGCCACCACCGGCACTGCTTTTCGAAAGTGATCTCAaatttgcgttaaaaaattaaaaaagaggaCAATCCGTCCATTTTGGGTGGCGGCCATGTTGCGATGACGTCACCGGCATATGGCTCACGCCGCCCGGCCTTgaacaattcaatttttcactCCATATTTGCATATTCCGCGTGGTGCGTCGCCGCCCCCGGGGGACACCGCGCTTCAATTAAAATTCACACTCCTATACAGTCGCTTTATTACTACGCTAATCTAGAAGgtattcaataaataaaaacaatcgaGATCACAACcgtctgtcatctgtcaaaaataaaactatttaTCATCCGGTGGTCCACACGAACGGCTCGAGCCTGTCTTCGATGTCCAGATGATTGTTGAGCGTCTCCATCGACTCGAGCGTCTGATTCAACAGCATATGGCACCGATTCAACTGGTGCGACAGCTCTTGCACCTTAGCCAGCTTCTCCGCGTACTTCGCGAACCTCTTCTGCTTATCAGTGGCGGCGCTAATCATTTTCGCGATTTCCGAATCCGTCTCGCGGACTTTCTGCGTCAACTGGTTTTGCTCGGTCGCAATCAAATTCGCACAAGCCGTCAGGTGCATTTGATACTTGACGCACAATTTGTGCAAGGGCGCCGGATCCAGACGTTCCAAGACTTCCGGGTCTCGCGCGGCTGGCAGATTCAGAGTCGCCCGCATGATCGGCAAAAACATGGGAATGGTTTGCAGTCGCAAAATATCCGGATCTTTGTCCAGATTAGGACCTGTGGTTGCTGGCTTGACAACCACAATACTGTGTGCCGACTTTTTGGCTTGTTTCTGCTGTATCTTGCGCTTGGTCTTGACAATCTGTTTGTTAGTCAGCTTGGGCGAATCTGTAACTGCACTATGAAAAATTGCCTACAGAGAAAGAATTATTACCGCCGATCGGTCGATTCACTGTGTAACTGATGTACGGCAAGTCGGTGTCGCTGCAGACGCTGGGGCCCGGCGATATGGACCCCGGACGCCCGTTCTCGGAGCTCTCGGGGTGCTCCGCTCCGCCGCCCGGATTCGCGATCGTGTGTTGCCGTCGAATATTCGACTGCTTGGAATCATGATTGAGACTGCTTTGGCGGTGGCCGGAATGCAAATGAGTCGAATGTTCGGAACCCATATTGCTAATCGATCAAGTAAATAAACAACACTTTGAGGTTAGATCACTTCATATTTAGTGATTTTCACTTTGTCACCAGACACGTTTTTATCACTACCGAGTTGTGTATTGATAACTGAAATTCTTCCGATAAGCAAAATTCAATCGGTGCAATTGATTGCGGGTTTACGTGACCGTTTACTtgataaacaaaataatcgtGTACTCTTTTGTCGTATGTTGGTAACACGACTCCTCaacatataacataacctcacaactGCGGTTCATGCTAACAAAGTTTTACTAATTTGTGGTCGTTTTCTACTCGCTTCGccataaatttaaacaatggTGAGCTAATTGTCGACCAAATCGATTGATTCattgataattttaaattcttaGGCACACACAATCTTACTAGTGCAACCTGGAGCCAACCCTGAGACTAGAACTTACTCAGATTATGAATCTGTAAATGAATGTATGGAGGGCGTCTGCAAGATTTATGAAGAGCATCTGAAAAGAAGAAATCCAAATACCCCCACCATCACATATGATATATCAcaactttttgattttgttgacCAGGTGCGTATTAACCTTGCACAAATTTACAGGTACTAAATGCAGTTTCAGTTGTCAGATTTGAGTTGTCTTGTCTACCAAAAATCAACCAACACATATGCCCCATACAACAAAGACTGGATAAAAGAGAAAATCTATATTTTGTTGCGGCAAGCAGCTGGACatgcagattaaaaaaaactaaattagaattatttttaagtttACTTAACACTTTTACAAATTACACCAGTGTAATTGTTTCAGAGAATTgtaattaagttttatttaaaataaatgaatattaTTGCTTTCAATTCCTAAATTCTCAAGTTGGCTTTTAATATATTCACTAAAATTATCGCTTCCGCAAATTATTGCCTGTAATTCCCCTGTTTTCCCATTTACATAGTTTCTAAGATAGGGAGTTGTCAATTTAGTCCCATGTATCACTTCATTATATTTTTGGTTTATGTTGGCAGCACTGCTTAAAAATACTTCGTAACTAAAATTCCAATAACTACTCAGTTTATATAAATGATCCCTTAACAAAATGTCCCCACAGTCGcggcaacaaaaaaacaattttataaaattctcacGGTCCTCATTGTGAACGATTTCGTTAATTATTGCAAACAAAGGAGCTATCCCTGTGCCCTGAGCaatgaaaaacaaatgtttGTACTTGTAGTTAAGAATAAAATCTCCATAAGGCCCCCTCCATGAAGTTTTTTGAcctatttgtaatttttgcaatagttTAGACATTCTTCCATCATTGTAACATCTAACTATAATTGTAAACCCCAAATCACTCTCACTTGTGACAGGAATCGGTGTGTAAGCTCTGGTAAATTCACCAATAGAGTCTTTAGCCCTCAACAAAAGATATTGTCCTGGTGCATACCTAAAACAATTTGGAACTCTCTCCAAGCTGTCATCATAAGTGAATTTAAGCAAATAAACTGTTGGACTCAAC contains:
- the BORCS5 gene encoding BLOC-1-related complex subunit 5, whose protein sequence is MGSEHSTHLHSGHRQSSLNHDSKQSNIRRQHTIANPGGGAEHPESSENGRPGSISPGPSVCSDTDLPYISYTVNRPIGDSPKLTNKQIVKTKRKIQQKQAKKSAHSIVVVKPATTGPNLDKDPDILRLQTIPMFLPIMRATLNLPAARDPEVLERLDPAPLHKLCVKYQMHLTACANLIATEQNQLTQKVRETDSEIAKMISAATDKQKRFAKYAEKLAKVQELSHQLNRCHMLLNQTLESMETLNNHLDIEDRLEPFVWTTG
- the e(r) gene encoding enhancer of rudimentary homolog, coding for MAHTILLVQPGANPETRTYSDYESVNECMEGVCKIYEEHLKRRNPNTPTITYDISQLFDFVDQLSDLSCLVYQKSTNTYAPYNKDWIKEKIYILLRQAAGHAD
- the LOC138127916 gene encoding NADH-cytochrome b5 reductase-like isoform X1; amino-acid sequence: MMEPPVPPDASDCCNSGCTPCILDVYEAQLKKYEQYCKNNNNLQGCELEIVNSISPTSYTSFKLIEHEQLSPTVYLLKFTYDDSLERVPNCFRYAPGQYLLLRAKDSIGEFTRAYTPIPVTSESDLGFTIIVRCYNDGRMSKLLQKLQIGQKTSWRGPYGDFILNYKYKHLFFIAQGTGIAPLFAIINEIVHNEDRENFIKLFFCCRDCGDILLRDHLYKLSSYWNFSYEVFLSSAANINQKYNEVIHGTKLTTPYLRNYVNGKTGELQAIICGSDNFSEYIKSQLENLGIESNNIHLF
- the LOC138127916 gene encoding NADH-cytochrome b5 reductase-like isoform X2 translates to MMEPPVPPDASDCCNSGCTPCILDVYEAQLKKYEQYCKNNNNLQGCELEIVNSISPTSYTSFKLIEHEQYAPGQYLLLRAKDSIGEFTRAYTPIPVTSESDLGFTIIVRCYNDGRMSKLLQKLQIGQKTSWRGPYGDFILNYKYKHLFFIAQGTGIAPLFAIINEIVHNEDRENFIKLFFCCRDCGDILLRDHLYKLSSYWNFSYEVFLSSAANINQKYNEVIHGTKLTTPYLRNYVNGKTGELQAIICGSDNFSEYIKSQLENLGIESNNIHLF